The following proteins come from a genomic window of Kocuria palustris:
- the dnaG gene encoding DNA primase, producing MAGLIKREDIDEVRSRTDIREIVEGYVTLKSAGIGSYKGLCPFHDERTPSFHVRPQYGTYHCFGCDESGDVIAFVQAMEHTTFAETVERLAARIGYELHYEQGSGPDKAMVGRRQRLLDAHKVAAEYFQAQLRTAGARAAHTYLGDRGFSPQDAADYGVGYAPQGWTRLLDHLRKRGYTDDELEGTGMFSSGRSGLIDRFRGRLIFPIRGIGGEIIGFGARKLYDDDQGPKYLNTPETQLYKKSTVLYGIDKAKRQIAKQRQVVVVEGYTDVMAMHLAGVPTAVATCGTAFGAEHIKVVRRFLSDDGSGGEVVFTFDGDEAGQKAALRAFEEDQRFMAQTFVAVEPNGMDPCELRLARGDAAVRSLLSAKRPLFEFAIRAAMKRYDLESLEGRVQAMRATAPIVGRIRDTTLRPAYARQLAGWLGLEVPDVVQAVEASARADARGESGGQGRGAGQQRTFDRPVDGSDQQPRSPQGGPGAPDDDTAQPPRIEWPDPRDPLLRTEKEALEVVVQVPHLLGPAEWQQFTEAECAHPVHTAVHRGVVQVLAGIGADQQITPGRGWIEALRAALPQELHGYLAGLSMRALPASSEQQLERYASGVINHLFDRQIHRRQADLRAELQRTSSVEQPERFREISRSLLDLEARRRQLRPA from the coding sequence GTGGCAGGACTGATCAAGCGCGAGGACATCGACGAAGTGCGCTCGCGGACGGATATCCGCGAGATCGTCGAGGGCTATGTCACGCTCAAGTCCGCCGGCATCGGCTCCTACAAGGGGCTGTGCCCCTTCCATGACGAGCGCACGCCGTCGTTCCACGTCCGCCCGCAGTACGGCACGTACCACTGCTTCGGCTGCGACGAGTCCGGCGATGTCATCGCCTTCGTCCAGGCCATGGAGCACACCACATTCGCCGAGACCGTCGAGCGGCTGGCCGCCAGGATCGGCTACGAGCTGCACTACGAGCAGGGCAGCGGCCCGGACAAGGCCATGGTGGGCCGCCGTCAGCGGCTGCTGGACGCCCACAAGGTCGCCGCCGAGTACTTCCAGGCCCAGCTGCGCACCGCCGGGGCCCGCGCCGCGCACACCTACCTGGGCGATCGCGGCTTCTCCCCGCAGGACGCCGCCGACTACGGCGTCGGCTACGCCCCGCAGGGCTGGACCAGGCTCCTGGATCACCTGCGCAAGCGCGGCTACACGGACGATGAGCTCGAGGGCACCGGCATGTTCTCCTCCGGGCGCAGCGGGCTGATCGACCGCTTCCGCGGCCGGCTGATCTTCCCCATCCGGGGGATCGGCGGGGAGATCATCGGCTTCGGCGCCCGCAAGCTCTACGACGACGACCAGGGCCCCAAGTACCTCAACACCCCCGAGACCCAGCTCTACAAGAAGTCCACCGTGCTCTACGGCATCGACAAGGCCAAGCGCCAGATCGCCAAGCAGCGCCAGGTGGTCGTGGTCGAGGGCTACACGGACGTGATGGCCATGCACCTGGCCGGGGTGCCCACCGCCGTGGCCACCTGCGGCACCGCATTCGGCGCCGAGCACATCAAGGTCGTGCGCCGCTTCCTCTCGGACGACGGCTCCGGCGGCGAGGTCGTGTTCACCTTCGACGGCGACGAGGCCGGGCAGAAGGCGGCCCTGCGTGCCTTCGAGGAGGATCAGCGCTTCATGGCCCAGACCTTCGTGGCGGTGGAGCCGAACGGCATGGATCCGTGCGAGCTGCGCCTGGCTCGGGGGGACGCCGCTGTGCGCTCGCTGCTGAGCGCCAAGCGGCCGCTGTTCGAGTTCGCCATCCGCGCAGCCATGAAGCGCTACGACTTGGAATCGCTGGAGGGCCGGGTCCAGGCCATGCGTGCGACCGCTCCGATCGTCGGGCGCATCCGCGACACCACGCTGCGCCCGGCCTACGCCCGCCAGCTGGCCGGGTGGCTGGGGCTCGAGGTCCCGGACGTCGTGCAGGCCGTCGAGGCCTCCGCCCGCGCCGACGCCCGCGGTGAGAGCGGCGGTCAGGGGCGCGGCGCGGGGCAGCAGCGCACGTTCGACCGCCCGGTCGACGGCTCCGATCAGCAGCCGCGCAGTCCCCAGGGCGGCCCAGGGGCTCCCGACGACGACACCGCCCAGCCTCCGCGCATCGAGTGGCCGGATCCCCGCGATCCGCTGCTGCGCACGGAGAAGGAGGCGCTGGAGGTCGTCGTGCAGGTCCCGCACCTGCTGGGTCCTGCCGAGTGGCAGCAGTTCACCGAGGCCGAGTGCGCGCATCCGGTGCACACCGCCGTGCACCGCGGGGTGGTCCAGGTGCTCGCCGGGATCGGCGCGGATCAGCAGATCACGCCCGGGCGCGGCTGGATCGAGGCCCTGCGCGCTGCGCTGCCGCAGGAGCTGCACGGCTATCTGGCGGGACTGTCCATGCGGGCGCTGCCGGCCTCGTCCGAGCAGCAGCTCGAGCGCTACGCCTCCGGGGTGATCAACCACCTGTTCGACCGCCAGATCCATCGCCGCCAGGCCGATCTGCGCGCGGAGCTGCAGCGGACGTCGTCGGTGGAGCAGCCCGAGCGCTTCCGCGAGATCAGCCGCAGCCTGCTCGATCTGGAGGCCCGCCGTCGCCAGCTGCGTCCGGCCTGA
- a CDS encoding MFS transporter, translating into MPAETPVNQVLRGRAWVAPLCWIAVLLDGFDAVVLGAVMPSMIEDPGFGLTPASGTAVATAGLFGMMVGALGMGWATDRFGRRRMLIGAVTIFSLLTLAMAFTDSIAVFGILRFLAGVGLGGCLPTAISMVTEFSSARRTGNATTTVMTGYHVGAVLTAALAIWIVTQLSWHAMFIAGALPAVILVPLMLRYLPESPEFLLSQGHRDEARAVAEHYGIDFAARLERQEALTRAGSDAQQEKVGAGLLLSGPYRRNTVILWIASFMGLLLVYGLNTWLPQIMRAADYDLGNALGFLLILNVGAIVGLFIAGRAADRFTPRVAGIVWFMGAAVMLAALVIRLPLGGIYVMVFITGCFVFSAQVLVYAFTASNYPAQVRATALGMSAGTGRLGAISGPLVGGTLLSAGLAYPWGFFAFSLAALLGGGALSATRTLDPEAQDSPVHRQPID; encoded by the coding sequence GTGCCCGCTGAGACCCCCGTGAACCAGGTCCTGCGCGGCCGCGCCTGGGTGGCGCCGCTGTGCTGGATCGCCGTGCTGCTCGACGGGTTCGACGCCGTCGTGCTGGGTGCGGTCATGCCGTCCATGATCGAGGACCCGGGCTTCGGCCTCACGCCCGCCTCCGGCACGGCCGTGGCGACCGCCGGACTGTTCGGCATGATGGTCGGCGCTCTGGGGATGGGGTGGGCCACTGACCGCTTCGGCCGCCGTCGGATGCTGATCGGCGCGGTGACGATCTTCTCCCTGCTGACCCTGGCCATGGCGTTCACCGACTCGATCGCCGTGTTCGGGATCCTGCGCTTCCTGGCCGGCGTGGGCCTGGGCGGCTGCCTGCCCACCGCGATCTCCATGGTCACCGAGTTCTCCTCCGCCCGTCGCACAGGCAACGCGACCACCACGGTCATGACCGGCTACCACGTGGGGGCGGTGCTCACCGCCGCCCTGGCGATCTGGATCGTGACGCAGCTGTCCTGGCACGCCATGTTCATCGCTGGCGCCCTTCCGGCCGTGATCCTGGTGCCGCTGATGCTGCGCTACCTGCCGGAGTCCCCGGAGTTCCTGCTCTCCCAGGGCCACCGCGACGAGGCCCGGGCGGTCGCGGAGCACTACGGGATCGACTTCGCCGCGCGGCTGGAGCGCCAGGAGGCCCTCACCCGGGCCGGATCGGACGCCCAGCAGGAGAAGGTCGGGGCCGGCCTGCTGCTGTCCGGTCCGTACCGTCGCAACACCGTGATCCTGTGGATCGCCTCCTTCATGGGCCTGCTGCTGGTCTACGGCCTGAACACCTGGCTGCCGCAGATCATGCGCGCCGCCGACTACGACCTCGGCAACGCCCTGGGCTTCCTGCTGATCCTCAACGTGGGCGCGATCGTCGGGCTGTTCATTGCCGGACGGGCCGCCGACCGGTTCACCCCGCGGGTCGCGGGCATCGTCTGGTTCATGGGCGCTGCCGTGATGCTCGCAGCGCTGGTGATCCGACTGCCGCTGGGCGGGATCTACGTCATGGTCTTCATCACCGGCTGCTTCGTGTTCTCCGCGCAGGTGCTGGTCTACGCCTTCACCGCCTCCAACTACCCTGCGCAGGTCCGGGCCACCGCGCTGGGCATGTCGGCCGGCACGGGGCGTCTTGGCGCGATCTCCGGACCGCTGGTGGGCGGCACCCTGCTCTCCGCCGGGCTGGCCTACCCGTGGGGCTTCTTCGCCTTCTCGCTGGCCGCGCTGCTGGGCGGCGGGGCGCTGTCGGCCACCCGGACCCTGGACCCCGAGGCCCAGGACAGCCCCGTCCACAGGCAGCCGATCGACTGA
- a CDS encoding nucleoside transporter C-terminal domain-containing protein — MIGILWGIGGMAGILLIAFLLSSNRRAIKVRTVVAALGLQVVFGIAVLYWPFGQRVLGVVSDGVQEVIGSANAGISFVFGGLVPEDGVVFALQVLPVIIFFASLTAVLYHWGILQFVVNWLGRGIGWLLGTRRAESVNTAANIFVGQTEAPLVIRPYIPGLTRSGLFAVMVGGLTTVAGSVLVGYSLLGAPLEYLIAASFMAAPGALLMAKILEPETVSDEEADRLEKAGAAKLAAENSDVPVVAATHDAAADAPWADGERPEEAVVVEDPGDALKHRNVIDAAAAGASDGLRLALTVGAMLLAFIALIALVNLIIGTVGGWFGAPDLTFEQILGWVFAPIMTMIGVPWNEAVASGSFVGQKVVVNEFVAFADFGPQIESFSPKTAAITTFALTGFANLSSLGILLGGLGGLAPERRPEIAELGIRAILAATLANLMSAAIAGIMLA, encoded by the coding sequence GTGATCGGAATCCTCTGGGGCATCGGCGGCATGGCAGGGATCCTGCTCATCGCCTTCCTCCTCTCCTCGAACCGACGGGCGATCAAGGTCCGCACCGTCGTGGCCGCGCTCGGCCTGCAGGTCGTGTTCGGCATCGCCGTGCTCTACTGGCCCTTCGGGCAGCGGGTGCTCGGCGTCGTCTCCGACGGCGTCCAGGAGGTCATCGGCTCCGCGAACGCCGGCATCAGCTTCGTCTTCGGCGGACTCGTGCCGGAGGACGGCGTGGTCTTCGCGCTGCAGGTCCTGCCGGTCATCATCTTCTTCGCCTCGCTGACCGCGGTGCTCTACCACTGGGGCATCCTGCAGTTCGTCGTGAACTGGCTGGGCCGCGGCATCGGCTGGCTGCTGGGCACCCGCCGCGCCGAGTCCGTGAACACCGCAGCCAACATCTTCGTGGGCCAGACCGAGGCGCCACTGGTCATCCGTCCCTACATCCCCGGGCTCACTCGCTCCGGGCTGTTCGCCGTCATGGTGGGCGGGCTGACGACCGTCGCCGGCTCCGTGCTGGTCGGCTACTCCCTGCTGGGCGCCCCGCTCGAGTACCTGATCGCCGCCTCCTTCATGGCCGCGCCGGGCGCGCTGCTGATGGCCAAGATCCTGGAGCCGGAGACGGTCTCGGATGAGGAGGCCGACCGCCTGGAGAAGGCCGGTGCCGCCAAGCTGGCCGCCGAGAACAGCGACGTCCCCGTCGTCGCCGCGACCCACGACGCCGCAGCCGATGCCCCCTGGGCCGATGGCGAGCGGCCTGAGGAGGCCGTCGTCGTGGAGGATCCGGGAGACGCTCTCAAGCACCGCAACGTGATCGACGCCGCCGCGGCCGGCGCCAGCGACGGCCTGCGCCTGGCGCTGACCGTGGGCGCCATGCTGCTGGCGTTCATCGCGCTGATCGCCCTGGTCAACCTGATCATCGGCACGGTCGGCGGCTGGTTCGGCGCCCCTGATCTGACGTTCGAGCAGATCCTGGGGTGGGTCTTCGCCCCGATCATGACCATGATCGGCGTGCCGTGGAACGAGGCCGTGGCCTCCGGCAGCTTCGTGGGGCAGAAGGTCGTGGTCAACGAGTTCGTGGCCTTCGCCGACTTCGGCCCGCAGATCGAGAGCTTCAGCCCCAAGACAGCGGCCATCACCACGTTCGCCCTCACCGGCTTCGCCAACCTCAGCTCGCTGGGCATCCTGCTCGGCGGCCTGGGCGGGCTGGCCCCGGAGCGCCGTCCGGAGATCGCCGAGCTCGGCATCCGCGCAATCCTGGCGGCCACGCTGGCCAACCTGATGTCCGCTGCCATCGCCGGCATCATGCTCGCCTGA